The nucleotide sequence TCCTCGATGGGGCGGGCCTCTTGCTTGAGGGCACGGGTGAAGAAGTCGTTGAAGCAGGCGTAGGCGCGCGGATTCTCCTCGAGCGCCTCGTTCATGTTGACGTCGTAGGCCTTGATGAAACGTTCGATGAAGGTGTTCTTGACCCACGGGTTCTCGCAGGCGGCGATGCGCCCGATGAGGCGTGAGATCAGGTGCTGGGGTAACGGGTATTGGCTCAGAGAGAACAGCTTGGCACGATCCACGATGTTGATCCTTGCAGAAAAGAGAAGCCCGCCCCGAAGGGCGGGCGCTGACCAACGAGATGGCGGCCAGCAGGCTGGCAGCACCTTAGCCCATCGTCATTGGCCGCTCAAGCGCGGGGGCAGGCAGGGGCAGCAGCGAGCCCCCTCCGGCCGCTCAGCGTTCTATCGGCGTGTCCTCGCGATTGCCCCATTCCTTCCAGGAACCGGGATAGGCGCGAATGTCCTCGAACCCCAGTGCACGCCCCACCAGCCAGGTCAGGCCTGAGCGGTGGTGGCTCTGGCAGTGCGTCACCACATGCTGCTCGGGACTGATGCCCCGCGCGCCCAGCTCGGTGATCAGCTCGGCATAGTCACGAATGCGCAGGTCGCGCTCGCGGTCCATGGCCTCGGTCCACTCGAAGTGCACGGCGCCGGGGATATGGCCAAGACGCGCGTTCTGGCCTTTTTCTCCGCGATACTCCTCCAGTGAACGGGCATCCCACACCACGACCTTCTCCTCGGGGGCCTCGGCGGACAGGCGCTCGAGAATGTCCTCGCGGGTCGCCATCACGCTGGTATCGACATAGGCGGCGTGATATTCGCTGGCCTGCCATTCGCTGGCAGCCTCACTCAGGGCAAGTCCTTCACCCTGCCAGGCATGCAGACCGCCGTTGAGATAACTGAAGCGCGTGTGGCCCAGCAGCGCGAGGGTCCACAGCAGACGACCTGCCCAGCCACCGCCTTCGTCGTCATAGGCGACGACATGGCTGTCCCGCGTGATGCCCAGCTCGGACATGATGTCGGACAGCGCCTGTGGGCTCGGCACGCCGGGGATCTCGTCCTCGTTGCTGCCGACCAGGCGCTTGAAGTCGAGCAGGCGTGCGCCGGGCACATGACTGGCATGACTCTCGGCCTTGAGCGGAACATCGACGATCACGATGTCCGGGTGGTCAAGCAGCGGCAGCAGCTGCGCAGGCTCGACGATCAAGGGCAGCAGGTTCTGCTCGGAGCTGAACGAGGCGGAGGCCGTCGGGTCGCAAGACGTTGACTGGGAAGAGGAGGGTGACATGGCGTGGTCCTTGCTTCATCGATGGGGATGATCCTTGTGAGCATCATGGCATGCTGGCGGCCAGTGGCGTCAAGTCGCGGCTTGCGGGGCAGATGGCGGACGCCAGGCGGTAGATGGCAGGCACTGCCATGCGCCGCTGCAGCGGTCCTGGCGAGAAACGCTCAATTCGTGCTGACTTTGCGTCTATAATGCTGCCCGTCACATGCCGGGCGAAGAATGTGACGCGCAAGTGGTGGCGAGCGCTGGTCGTCATGCACAGCGTCATGCACGGAGACGGTGCGTCATTCGCAGTGCCTTGCGCTGGTGCCATGCTCTGGCGCATCCGTGCCTTGCGCTGCGGCGTCTGTCCCTCCCTGCCTGTCAGGGACGAATCGCCACATCCGGCAGTGTCCTGCAAAGCGCACAGCCTCTGAAACGCCTGCAGTGAAATCCGTCTTGTTTCCAACCAATCGCGACCTAGTCCACGGGAGTCTCACCTTGTTCGAGCGCCTCTTTTCACTTCGCGCCGAAGGCACCACGACGCGCACGGAAGTGCTGGCAGGCATTGCCACCTTCCTGGCTTCGATGTACATCATCGTGGTCAATCCCGGCATCCTGTCCGCTACGGGTATGCCGTTCAGTGCCGCACTGACCGCCACCGTGCTGGTCAGCTTCTTCGGCAGCCTGATGATGGGACTGTACGCCCGCAATCCGATCCTGGTGGCACCGGGCATGGGCATCAATGCCCTGTTCGCCTACACCATGGTGCTGGGGACCGGCATGCGCTGGGAGGTCGCGCTGGGGTGCGTCTTCTGGGCGGGTGTCATCTTCGCCATCCTGGCGCTGTTCAACGTGCGACGTCTGGTCATCGATGCGATTCCCGCTCAGCTGCGCTATGCGATTGCCTGCGGTATCGGCCTGTTCATCACCCTGATCGGGCTGGTGAATGCCAAGCTGATCGTGTCCAACCCCGTCACCGTGGTCAGTGTCGCCCCCATGACGCCCTCGCTGGTGATCTTCATGATCGGGCTGGCGCTGACGGCGGTTCTGGTCGCCAGACGTATCCATGGCGCCTTGATCATCGGCATCGTGGCGACCACCCTGATGGCGGCCACCATCGGCCGTCTGTGGGGGGACGGGACTGCCTACTTCCCGCCCGAGATCGCGCAGCCGACGCTGGTCAACTTCACCGGCATCTTCGCGGCACCTGATTTCAGCGGCCTGCTGGCACTGGATTTCATGGGCTCACTGAAGATCGCCTACGTGCCCTTCATCTTCGTCATCCTGTTCACGGTGTTCTTCGATGCCCTGTCCACCTTCATGGCGGTCGCTGAGGCGGGCAATCTGAAGGATGAGAATGGTGACCCGCGCAACATCCGTCGCTCGATGATGGTCGATGCCTTCTCGGCGCTGGTCTCCGCACCGCTGGGCACCAGCCCTGCCAACGCCTATATCGAATCGGCGGCCGGTATCAGCCAGGGTGGGCGCACCGGTCTCGTCGCCGTGGTCGTGGCACTGTGCTTCCTGCCGTTCCTGTTCCTGGCGCCGTTGCTGTCGCTGGTGCCTGCCATCGCCACCGCGCCGGCGCTGATTCTGGTCGGCGTGTTCATGATGGAGCCGATTCGCAAGATTCACTGGCACCAGTTCGATGATGCGATTCCGGCCTTCATCGCCATGGTGATGATCCCGCTGACCTACTCCATCACCCACGGGATCGTGTTCGGCTTCCTGAGCTTCGTGATCATCAAGCTGGGGGTCGGCAAGGCGCGGGAGATTCGCCCGACCATGTGGGTGCTGTTCGCGCTGTCGATCCTGCTGTTGCTGGAAGGCTGAGGGGACGCGATTGCGTCGGACGCCTTCTCTCGGTCGAGAACGAAAAAATCCCGCCAGTCTTGGACTGGCGGGATTTTTTGTGGCCGACGAGGTGGCGCGATCAGGCGATCATCCAGCCCAGGAAGGTCAGTCCGAGGAACACCAGCAGGATGCCGCCGATGATCGAAC is from Cobetia marina and encodes:
- a CDS encoding sulfurtransferase; this translates as MSPSSSQSTSCDPTASASFSSEQNLLPLIVEPAQLLPLLDHPDIVIVDVPLKAESHASHVPGARLLDFKRLVGSNEDEIPGVPSPQALSDIMSELGITRDSHVVAYDDEGGGWAGRLLWTLALLGHTRFSYLNGGLHAWQGEGLALSEAASEWQASEYHAAYVDTSVMATREDILERLSAEAPEEKVVVWDARSLEEYRGEKGQNARLGHIPGAVHFEWTEAMDRERDLRIRDYAELITELGARGISPEQHVVTHCQSHHRSGLTWLVGRALGFEDIRAYPGSWKEWGNREDTPIER
- a CDS encoding NCS2 family permease, which codes for MFERLFSLRAEGTTTRTEVLAGIATFLASMYIIVVNPGILSATGMPFSAALTATVLVSFFGSLMMGLYARNPILVAPGMGINALFAYTMVLGTGMRWEVALGCVFWAGVIFAILALFNVRRLVIDAIPAQLRYAIACGIGLFITLIGLVNAKLIVSNPVTVVSVAPMTPSLVIFMIGLALTAVLVARRIHGALIIGIVATTLMAATIGRLWGDGTAYFPPEIAQPTLVNFTGIFAAPDFSGLLALDFMGSLKIAYVPFIFVILFTVFFDALSTFMAVAEAGNLKDENGDPRNIRRSMMVDAFSALVSAPLGTSPANAYIESAAGISQGGRTGLVAVVVALCFLPFLFLAPLLSLVPAIATAPALILVGVFMMEPIRKIHWHQFDDAIPAFIAMVMIPLTYSITHGIVFGFLSFVIIKLGVGKAREIRPTMWVLFALSILLLLEG